Proteins from a single region of Antechinus flavipes isolate AdamAnt ecotype Samford, QLD, Australia chromosome 2, AdamAnt_v2, whole genome shotgun sequence:
- the LOC127551007 gene encoding ribonuclease pancreatic-like isoform X1: MASPGNERPSLCFREENLLPMRDSSSLFAGSSRREQKFWQEHHNKGSSNQEVQKQMRQINSGKTRCKPINTIIHSPKDTIKDICTDPSSKNVPCKNGRDNCFVGAKPHPVTICEEKANSQPGKCRYNCTKKEAVKVTVACENGRPVHLERTHDEL, from the exons ATGGCATCCCCTGGAAATGAGAGGCCATCACTTTGCTTTAGAGAAGAAAACTTG CTACCAATGAGAGATTCCAGCTCATTGTTTGCTGGATCTTCAAGGAGGGAGCAGAAGTTTTGGCAGGAGCATCACAACAAAGGGAGCAGTAATCAAGAGGTCCAAAAACAAATGAGGCAGATCAACTCGGGCAAAACAAGATGCAAACCAATCAATACCATCATTCACAGCCCAAAGGACACGATCAAGGATATCTGCACCGATCCCAGCAGCAAGAATGTGCCTTGCAAGAACGGGCGAGACAACTGCTTTGTAGGTGCAAAGCCACACCCTGTCACCATCTGTGAGGAGAAGGCAAACTCTCAGCCTGGTAAATGTCGCTACAACTGCACAAAGAAAGAAGCAGTCAAAGTCACTGTGGCCTGTGAGAATGGGAGGCCTGTGCATCTCGAACGCACCCATGATGAACTGTGA
- the LOC127551007 gene encoding ribonuclease pancreatic-like isoform X2 codes for MEMLPMRDSSSLFAGSSRREQKFWQEHHNKGSSNQEVQKQMRQINSGKTRCKPINTIIHSPKDTIKDICTDPSSKNVPCKNGRDNCFVGAKPHPVTICEEKANSQPGKCRYNCTKKEAVKVTVACENGRPVHLERTHDEL; via the coding sequence CTACCAATGAGAGATTCCAGCTCATTGTTTGCTGGATCTTCAAGGAGGGAGCAGAAGTTTTGGCAGGAGCATCACAACAAAGGGAGCAGTAATCAAGAGGTCCAAAAACAAATGAGGCAGATCAACTCGGGCAAAACAAGATGCAAACCAATCAATACCATCATTCACAGCCCAAAGGACACGATCAAGGATATCTGCACCGATCCCAGCAGCAAGAATGTGCCTTGCAAGAACGGGCGAGACAACTGCTTTGTAGGTGCAAAGCCACACCCTGTCACCATCTGTGAGGAGAAGGCAAACTCTCAGCCTGGTAAATGTCGCTACAACTGCACAAAGAAAGAAGCAGTCAAAGTCACTGTGGCCTGTGAGAATGGGAGGCCTGTGCATCTCGAACGCACCCATGATGAACTGTGA